In Phacochoerus africanus isolate WHEZ1 chromosome 2, ROS_Pafr_v1, whole genome shotgun sequence, one DNA window encodes the following:
- the LOC125119883 gene encoding 40S ribosomal protein S27-like, whose translation MPLAKDLLHPSPEEEKRKHKKKRLVQSPNSYFTDVKCPGCYKITTVFSHAQTVVLCVGCSTVLCQPTGGKARLTEGCSFRWKQH comes from the coding sequence ATGCCTCTCGCAAAGGATCTCCTTCATCCCTCTCcagaagaggagaagaggaaacaCAAGAAGAAGCGCCTGGTGCAGAGCCCCAATTCCTATTTCACGGATGTGAAATGCCCAGGATGCTATAAAATCACCACCGTCTTTAGCCATGCACAAACAGTAGTGTTGTGTGTTGGCTGCTCTACTGTCCTCTGCCAGCCTACAGGAGGAAAAGCAAGGCTTACAGAAGGATGCTCCTTCAGATGGAAGCAGCACTAA